In Prionailurus viverrinus isolate Anna chromosome C2, UM_Priviv_1.0, whole genome shotgun sequence, one DNA window encodes the following:
- the SON gene encoding protein SON isoform X4 has translation MATNIEQIFRSFVVSKFREIQQELSSGRNEGQLNGETNTPNEGNQAGDAAASARSLPNEEIVQKIEEVLSGVLDTELRYKPDLKEASRKSRCVSVQTDPTDEIPTKKSKKHKKHKNKKKKKKKEKEKKYKRQPEESESKAKSHHDGNIDLESDSFLKFDSEPSAMALEHSVRAFGLSETSESPAVVLEPPVVSMEVSEPHTLETLKPATKTAELSVASTSVISVQSEQSVAVTLEPPMTKILDSFTMAPVPTTTVVLKSSEPVVTMSVEYQMKPVLKSLDTTPAEQSKMLEPPVAKGLEPSETLVVSSEITAEVHPEPSTSTTVDFPESSATEVLRLPEQPVEVPSEIADSPMTRPQELPELPELPKTTALELPESSVASVVELPGPPATSKPELQGPPVTPLLELPGPSATPLPELPGPLSTPVSELLGPPATAVPELPGPSVTSVPQLSQELPGLPAPSVGLEPPQEVPEPPVMAQELPGLPAVTAAVELPGQPAVTVAMELAEQPVTTSELEQPVGMTTVEHPGQPEVTTAAGLLGQPEAAMVLELPGQPVATTALELPGQPSVPGVPELPGLPSATRALELSGQPVATGALELPGQLMATGALEFSGQSGAAGALELLGQPLATGVLELPGQPGAPELPGQPVATVALEISVQSVVTTTELSTMTVSQSLEVPSTTALESYNTVAQELPTTLVGETSVTVGVDPLMAQESHMLASNTMETHMLASNTMDSQMLASNTMDSQMLASNTMDSQMLASSTMDSQMLATSSMDSQMLATSSMDSQMLATSSMDSQMLATSSMDSQMLATSSMDSQMLATSSMDSQMLATSSMDSQMLATSTMDSQMLATSTMDSQMLATSSMDSQMLASGTMDSQMLASGTMDAQMLASGTMDAQMLASSTQDSAMLGSKSPDPYRLAQDPYRLAQDPYRLGHDPYRLGHDAYRLGQDPYRLGHDPYRLTPDPYRMSPRPYRIAPRSYRIAPRPYRLAPRPLMLASRRSMMMSYAAERSMMSSYERSMMSYERSMMSPMAERSMMSAYERSMMSAYERSMMSPMAERSMMSAYERSMMSAYERSMMSPMADRSMMSMGADRSMMSSYSAADRSMMSSYSAADRSMMSSYTADRSMMSMAADSYTDSYTDTYTEAYMVPPLPPEEPPTMPPLPPEEPPMTPPLPPEEPPEGPALPTEQSALTAENTWPTEVPALPPEESVSLSEPSVSQSEISEPSTLPANYSVSASDPSVLASEAAVTVPEPPLEPESSVTSTPIESAVVAEEHQIVPERPVTYMVSETPMMSAEPTVLTSEPSVMSETAETFDSMKASGHVASEVSQSLLESAATNPEPSQSALELPAMAVSELPAVAVPEPPTGTVPEPPAVTVLETPAMAIPDPTAMVVSDSTAVAIPDPPTAEAVPETVALAESENVTISVPVVSALEPSVPVLEPAVSVPQANAVVSEPSVSVQESTVIISEPAITVSEQTQIIPTEIVAESTPMILESDVIKGVNLLSGDQILTPEIGMQEIPMHSDEEPHAEGHLKNDPYESDHGTNIDLNINNHLVAKGMEHDTVSAAATGAVGEIGEGNILSIGETKQCTVLDTCSSVSEADGGTLSSAGPFALEPDAVGTSKGIEFATASALTSVSKYDVEVSLTTQDTEHDMIISTSPSGGSEADIEGPLPAKDIHLDLPSNNFISKDAEGPLPIKECDQTLAVALSPKESSGEDKEVPLPTKEILSDSGFSANIDDINEADLVRPLLPKDMERLTSLRAGIEGPLLASEVERDKSAASPVVISIPERASESSSEEKDDYEIFVKVKDTHEKSKKNKNRDKGEKEKKRDSSLRSRSKRSKSSEHKSRKRTSESRSRARKRSSKSKSHRSQTRSRSRSRRRRRSSRSRSKSRGRRSVSKEKRKRSPKHRSKSRERKRKRSSSRDNRKTVRARSRTPSRRSRSHTPSRRRRSRSVGRRSFSISPSRRSRTPSRRSRTPSRRSRTPSRRSRTPSRRSRTPSRRSRTPSRRRRSRSVVRRRSFSISPVRLRRSRTPLRRRFSRSPIRRKRSRSSERGRSPKRLTDLNKAQLLEIAKANAAAMCAKAGVPLPPNLKPAPPPTIEEKVAKKSGGATIEELTEKCKQIAQSKEDDDVIVNKPHVSDEEEEEPPFYHHPFKLSEPKPIFFNLNIAAAKPTPPKSQVTLTKEFPVSSGSQHRKKEADSVYGEWVPVEKNGEENKDDDNVFSSNLPSEGRVKRQGRVRRQMKQPAASHLTVTRCNSLCGTKPQSEKHRIAENSVITSLPNIGPSLHLWEGSPRYNYLASRFASRLYSSRFWW, from the exons ATGGCGACCAACATCGAGCAGATTTTTAGGTCTTTCGTGGTCAGTAAATTCCGGGAAATTCAACAGGAGCTTTCCAG TGGAAGGAATGAAGGCCAGCTCAATGGTGAAACAAATACACCTAATGAAGGAAACCAGGCAGGTGATGCAGCTGCCTCTGCCAGGAGCCTACCAAATGAAGAAATAGTTCAGAAGATAGAGGAAGTACTTTCTGGGGTCTTAGATACAGAACTACGATACAAGCCAG ACCTGAAAGAGGCCTCCAGAAAAAGTAGATGTGTGTCAGTACAAACAGATCCTACTGATGAAATTCCCACCAAAAAGTCAAAGAAgcataaaaagcacaaaaataaaaagaagaaaaagaagaaagaaaaggaaaaaaagtataagAGACAGCCAGAAGAATCTGAATCAAAGGCAAAATCACATCATGATGGGAACATAGATTTAGAATCGGATTCGTTTTTGAAGTTTGATTCTGAACCTTCCGCGATGGCACTGGAGCATTCTGTAAGAGCGTTTGGCCTTTCTGAGACCAGTGAATCTCCTGCAGTTGTGTTAGAACCTCCTGTGGTATCAATGGAGGTATCAGAGCCACATACCTTAGAAACTCTGAAGCCAGCTACAAAAACTGCGGAACTGTCAGTTGCATCAACATCCGTAATTTCAGTGCAGTCAGAGCAGTCTGTGGCAGTCACGCTGGAACCACCCATGACAAAGATTCTGGATTCCTTTACAATGGCACCAGTGCCCACTACAACAGTCGTGTTAAAGTCATCTGAGCCGGTTGTCACAATGTCTGTGGAATATCAGATGAAGCCTGTGCTGAAATCTTTGGATACCACACCTGCAGAGCAATCAAAGATGCTAGAACCGCCAGTAGCAAAAGGGCTAGAGCCATCGGAAACCCTTGTGGTATCATCCGAGATCACTGCTGAGGTGCACCCTGAGCCGAGTACATCAACAACAGTGGATTTTCCAGAGTCATCTGCAACTGAAGTGCTCAGATTGCCAGAGCAGCCTGTAGAAGTACCGTCGGAGATCGCAGATTCACCCATGACAAGACCACAGGAGTTGCCGGAGTTGCCGGAGTTGCCCAAGACCACAGCGTTGGAGCTGCCGGAGTCGTCGGTGGCCTCAGTGGTGGAGTTGCCGGGGCCACCTGCGACCTCCAAGCCGGAGTTGCAGGGGCCCCCTGTGACTCCATTGCTGGAGTTACCTGGGCCCTCTGCTACCCCGTTGCCAGAGTTGCCAGGCCCCCTTTCTACCCCAGTGTCTGAGTTGCTAGGGCCCCCTGCGACAGCAGTGCCTGAGTTGCCGGGGCCCTCTGTGACATCAGTGCCACAGTTGTCGCAGGAATTGCCAGGGCTTCCGGCACCATCCGTGGGGTTGGAGCCACCACAGGAGGTACCAGAGCCACCTGTGATGGCACAGGAGTTGCCAGGGCTGCCTGCGGTGACAGCAGCAGTAGAGTTGCCAGGGCAGCCTGCGGTAACGGTAGCAATGGAGTTGGCCGAACAACCTGTGACGACGTCAGAGTTGGAGCAGCCTGTGGGGATGACAACGGTGGAACATCCTGGGCAGCCTGAGGTGACGACGGCAGCAGGGTTGCTGGGGCAGCCTGAGGCAGCGATGGTGCTGGAGTTGCCAGGACAGCCAGTGGCAACGACAGCGCTGGAGTTGCCAGGGCAGCCTTCGGTGCCTGGGGTGCCAGAGTTGCCAGGGCTGCCTTCGGCAACTAGGGCGCTGGAGTTGTCAGGGCAGCCTGTGGCAACTGGGGCACTGGAGTTGCCTGGGCAGCTCATGGCAACGGGGGCACTGGAGTTCTCGGGGCAGTCTGGGGCAGCCGGAGCCCTGGAGCTTTTGGGGCAGCCTCTGGCAACAGGGGTGCTGGAGTTGCCAGGGCAGCCTGGGGCGCCAGAGTTGCCTGGGCAGCCTGTGGCAACTGTGGCGCTGGAGATCTCTGTTCAGTCTGTGGTGACAACAACGGAGCTGTCAACGATGACCGTGTCGCAGTCCCTGGAGGTGCCCTCGACGACAGCGCTGGAATCCTATAATACGGTAGCACAGGAGCTGCCTACTACATTAGTGGGGGAGACTTCTGTAACAGTAGGAGTGGATCCCTTGATGGCCCAGGAATCCCATATGTTAGCTTCTAACACCATGGAGACCCATATGTTAGCGTCCAACACCATGGACTCCCAAATGCTAGCATCCAACACCATGGATTCCCAGATGCTAGCGTCCAACACCATGGATTCCCAGATGTTAGCCTCTAGCACCATGGACTCCCAGATGTTAGCAACTAGCTCCATGGACTCCCAGATGTTAGCAACTAGCTCCATGGACTCCCAGATGTTAGCAACCAGCTCCATGGACTCTCAGATGTTAGCAACCAGCTCCATGGACTCCCAGATGTTAGCAACCAGCTCCATGGACTCCCAGATGTTAGCAACCAGTTCCATGGACTCTCAGATGTTAGCAACCAGCTCCATGGATTCCCAGATGTTAGCTACCAGCACTATGGATTCCCAGATGTTAGCGACCAGCACCATGGACTCCCAGATGTTAGCTACTAGCTCTATGGATTCTCAGATGTTAGCATCAGGCACTATGGACTCTCAAATGTTGGCCTCCGGCACCATGGATGCTCAGATGTTAGCATCTGGTACCATGGATGCCCAGATGTTAGCATCTAGTACCCAAGATTCTGCTATGTTGGGTTCAAAATCTCCTGATCCCTACAGGTTAGCTCAGGATCCTTACAGATTAGCTCAGGATCCCTATAGGTTAGGTCATGACCCTTATAGGTTAGGTCATGATGCCTACAGGTTAGGGCAGGACCCGTATAGATTAGGCCATGATCCCTACAGACTAACTCCTGATCCCTATAGGATGTCACCTAGACCCTATAGGATAGCACCCAGGTCCTATAGAATAGCCCCCAGGCCGTACAGGTTAGCACCAAGACCCCTGATGTTAGCATCTAGACGTTCTATGATGATGTCCTATGCTGCAGAACGTTCCATGATGTCATCTTACGAACGCTCTATGATGTCCTATGAGCGGTCTATGATGTCCCCTATGGCTGAGCGCTCTATGATGTCAGCCTATGAGCGCTCTATGATGTCAGCTTATGAGCGTTCTATGATGTCCCCTATGGCTGAGCGCTCTATGATGTCAGCTTATGAACGCTCTATGATGTCAGCTTACGAGCGCTCCATGATGTCCCCAATGGCTGACCGATCTATGATGTCCATGGGTGCCGACCGGTCTATGATGTCGTCCTACTCTGCTGCTGACCGGTCTATGATGTCATCGTACTCTGCAGCTGACCGATCTATGATGTCATCTTACACTGCTGATCGTTCAATGATGTCTATGGCAGCTGATTCTTACACCGATTCTTATACTGATACATATACGGAGGCATATATGGTGCCACCTTTGCCTCCTGAAGAGCCTCCAACAATGCCACCATTGCCACCTGAGGAGCCACCAATGACCCCACCTTTGCCTCCTGAGGAACCACCGGAGGGTCCAGCATTACCTACTGAGCAGTCAGCATTAACAGCTGAAAATACTTGGCCTACAGAGGTACCAGCATTACCTCCTGAAGAGTCTGTATCACTGTCTGAACCTTCTGTGAGTCAAAGTGAGATTTCAGAGCCTTCGACATTGCCTGCTAATTATTCAGTGTCAGCATCAGATCCTTCAGTGTTAGCATCAGAGGCTGCTGTTACTGTTCCAGAACCACCATTAGAGCCAGAGTCTTCGGTTACATCAACACCCATAGAGTCTGCGGTAGTAGCAGAAGAGCATCAAATTGTTCCAGAGAGACCAGTGACTTACATGGTATCTGAAACTCCCATGATGTCAGCTGAACCAACTGTATTAACATCAGAACCTTCAGTTATGTCTGAGACAGCAGAAACTTTTGATTCCATGAAAGCTTCAGGACATGTTGCCTCAGAGGTATCTCAGTCCCTCCTGGAGTCAGCTGCGACTAATCCAGAGCCATCACAGAGTGCTCTAGAGCTGCCAGCCATGGCTGTCTCAGAGCTACCAGCTGTGGCTGTCCCAGAGCCACCAACTGGGACTGTTCCAGAGCCCCCAGCTGTGACTGTCTTGGAGACCCCAGCCATGGCTATCCCGGACCCAACAGCTATGGTGGTCTCTGACTCAACAGCTGTGGCTATTCCAGACCCACCCACAGCTGAGGCTGTCCCAGAGACTGTGGCCTTGGCTGAGTCAGAGAATGTTACCATTTCTGTGCCAGTTGTTTCTGCCCTGGAGCCTAGTGTGCCTGTCCTGGAACCAGCAGTGTCAGTACCTCAGGCTAATGCAGTTGTTTCAGAACCATCTGTTTCAGTGCAAGAATCCACTGTGATAATTTCAGAGCCTGCTATCACTGTCTCAGAACAGACCCAAATAATACCGACTGAGATAGTTGCAGAGTCTACACCAATGATACTGGAGTCTGATGTTATAAAAGGAGTGAATTTACTATCTGGTGATCAAATTCTTACTCCAGAGATTGGCATGCAGGAGATTCCCATGCATTCAGATGAAGAGCCGCATGCTGAAGGACACCTGAAGAATGACCCTTATGAAAGTGATCATGGTACAAATATAGACCTTAACATAAATAATCACTTAGTTGCTAAAGGGATGGAACATGACACAGTGTCTGCTGCCGCCACTGGTGCTGTTGGTGAAATTGGTGAAGGGAATATTTTATCCATCGGTGAGACTAAACAATGCACAGTATTGGATACATGCTCTAGTGTTAGCGAAGCTGATGGAGGAACTCTATCTTCTGCTGGTCCCTTTGCTCTTGAACCTGATGCAGTGGGAACCAGTAAGGGTATTGAATTTGCTACAGCATCTGCTCTCACTTCAGTTAGTAAATATGATGTTGAAGTATCTTTAACCACTCAAGATACTGAACACGACATGATAATTTCCACTAGTCCCAGTGGTGGTAGTGAAGCTGACATAGAGGGACCTTTGCCTGCTAAAGACATTCATCTCGATTTACCATCTAATAACTTTATTAGTAAGGATGCAGAAGGACCATTACCTATAAAAGAGTGTGACCAGACATTAGCAGTTGCTCTCAGCCCTAAAGAAAGTAGTGGAGAAGATAAAGAAGTACCTCTCCCTACTAAAGAGATACTCTCTGATTCAGGATTTTCTGCCAATATTGATGATATTAATGAAGCAGATTTAGTGAGACCATTACTTCCTAAGGACATGGAACGTCTTACAAGCCTTAGAGCTGGTATTGAAGGACCTTTACTTGCAAGTGAGGTTGAACGTGACAAATCTGCTGCCAGTCCAGTCGTAATCAGTATACCAGAAAGAGCTTCAGAGTCCTCTTCAGAGGAAAAAGATGATTATGAGATTTTTGTAAAAGTTAAGGACACACatgagaaaagtaagaaaaacaagAACCGGGACAaaggtgagaaagaaaagaaaagagactccTCATTAAGATCTCGAAGTAAGCGTTCCAAGTCTTCTGAGCATAAATCACGCAAGCGTACCAGTGAATCTCGTTCTAGGGCAAGGAAGAGATCATCCAAATCTAAGTCTCATCGCTCTCAGACACGTTCAAGGTCACGTTCAAGACgcaggaggaggagcagcaggTCAAGGTCAAAGTCCAGAGGAAGGCGATCTGTATCAAAAGAGAAGCGTAAAAGATCTCCAAAGCACAGGTCTAAGtctagggaaagaaaaagaaagagatcaagTTCCAGGGATAACCGGAAAACAGTTAGAGCTCGAAGTCGCACCCCAAGTCGTCGGAGTCGGAGTCACACTCCTAGTCGGCGAAGAAGATCTAGATCTGTGGGGAGGAGGAGCTTTAGTATTTCCCCAAGCCGCCGCAGCCGCACCCCAAGCCGCCGCAGTCGCACCCCAAGCCGCCGCAGCCGCACCCCAAGCCGCCGCAGCCGTACCCCAAGCCGCCGCAGCCGCACCCCTAGCCGCCGCAGCCGCACCCCAAGCCGCCGGAGAAGATCAAGGTCTGTGGTAAGGAGACGAAGCTTTAGTATCTCACCAGTAAGATTAAGGAGATCGCGAACACCTTTGAGAAGAAGGTTTAGCAGATCTCCCATTCGTCGTAAACGATCCAGGTCTTCTGAGAGAGGCAGATCACCTAAACGTCTGACGGATTTga ACAAGGCTCAATTACTTGAAATAGCCAAAGCTAATGCAGCTGCCATGTGTGCTAAGGCTGGTGTTCCTTTACCGCCAAACCTAAAGCCTGCACCTCCACCTACAATAGAAGAGAAAGTTGCTAAAAAGTCAGGAGGAGCTACCATAGAAGAACTAACTGAG aaatgcaaacAGATCGCACAGAGTAAAGAAGATGATGATGTAATAGTGAATAAGCCTCATGTTTcggatgaagaggaagaagaacctCCTTTTTATCATCATCCCTTTAAACTCAGTGAACCCAAACCCATTTTTTTCAATCTGAAT ATTGCTGCAGCAAAACCAACTCCACCAAAAAGCCAGGTAACATTAACAAAAGAGTTTCCTGTGTCATCTGGATCTCAACATCGAAAAAAAGAAGCAGATAGTGTTTATGGAGAGTGGGTTCCTGTAGAGAAGAATGGTGAAGAGAACAAAGATGATGATAATGTTTTCAGCAGCAATTTGCCCTCTGAG GGCCGGGTTAAACGGCAGGGCCGGGTTAGACGACAGATGAAACAACCCGCAGCTTCTCATTTGACAGTAACTCGATGCAATTCACTTTGTGGAACCAAGCCACAAAGTGAAAAGCATCGAATTGCAGAGAACAGTGTTATCACATCCCTACCCAACATTGGGCCCTCCTTGCACTTATGGGAAGGTAGCCCAAGGTACAACTATTTAGCTTCCCGTTTTGCTTCGAGGCTCTATAGCTCTAGATTTTGGTGGTAG